A window of Saccopteryx leptura isolate mSacLep1 chromosome 5, mSacLep1_pri_phased_curated, whole genome shotgun sequence contains these coding sequences:
- the ZFP64 gene encoding zinc finger protein 64 isoform X1 — translation MNVNSEGESFPGSVQIPGGTTVLVELTPDIHICGICKQQFNNLDAFVAHKQSGCQLTGTAGAAPSTVQFVSEETVPATQTQTTTRTITSETQTITVSAPEFVFEHGYQTYLPTESNENQTATVISLPAKTRAKKPTAPPAQKRLNCCYPGCQFKTAYGMKDMERHLKIHTGDKPHKCEVCGKCFSRKDKLKTHMRCHTGVKPYKCKTCDYAAADSSSLNKHLRIHSDERPFKCQICPYASRNSSQLTVHLRSHTGDAPFQCWLCSAKFKISSDLKRHMRVHSGEKPFKCEFCNVRCTMKGNLKSHIRIKHSGNNFKCPHCDFLGDSKATLRKHSRVHQAEHPEKCSECSYSCSSKAALRIHERIHCTDRPFKCNYCSFDTKQPSNLSKHMKKFHGDMVKTEASERKDTGRQSSRQVAKLDAKKTFHCDICDASFMREDSLRSHKRQHSEYNENKNSDVAFLQLQIDPSKQPAAPLTVGHLQVPLQPSQVPQFSEGRVKIIVGHQVPQANTIVQAAAAAVNIMPSTLVAQNPEELPGNSRLQILRQVNLIAPPQSSGCPSEAGTMAQPAVLLTTHDQTLIPTAPACPQEGSGNQTFITSSGITCTDFEGLNALIQEGTAEVTVVSDGGQNIAVATTASPIFSSSQQELPKQTYSIIQGGAHPALLCPADSIPD, via the exons TTCCAGGTGGCACAACGGTGCTGGTCGAGTTGACTCCTGACATCCATATCTGTGGCATCTGCAAGCAGCAGTTTAACAACCTGGACGCCTTTGTAGCTCACAAGCAAAGTGGCTGCCAGCTGACTGGCACAGCCGGGGCGGCCCCCAGCACCGTCCAGTTTGTATCGGAGGAGACCGTGCCTGCCACCCAGACTCAGACCACCACCAGGACCATCACGTCGGAGACTCAGACGATCACAG tttcagcTCCAGAATTTGTTTTTGAGCATGGCTATCAAACTTACCTGCCCACAGAAAGCAACGAGAACCAGACAGCTACTGTTATCTCTCTGCCTGCCAAGACACGTGCCAAAAAGCCCACTGCCCCACCTGCTCAGAAAAGGCTAAACTGTTGCTATCCAG gttgccagttcaagactGCCTACGGCATGAAGGACATGGAGCGTCACTTAAAAATCCACACGG GAGACAAACCCCACAAGTGTGAAGTCTGTGGCAAGTGCTTCAGCCGGAAGGACAAGCTGAAGACCCACATGCGGTGCCACACGGGTGTGAAGCCCTACAAGTGCAAGACGTGCGACTACGCCGCAGCCGACAGCAGCAGCCTCAACAAGCACCTGCGCATCCACTCGGACGAGCGGCCCTTCAAGTGCCAGATCTGCCCCTACGCCAGCCGCAACTCCAGCCAGCTCACCGTCCACCTCCGCTCCCACACAG GGGACGCCCCCTTCCAGTGCTGGCTCTGTAGCGCCAAGTTCAAAATCAGCTCGGACTTGAAAAGGCACATGCGCGTGCACTCGGGGGAGAAGCCTTTCAAGTGCGAGTTCTGCAATGTCCGCTGCACCATGAAAGGAAACCTCAAGTCCCACATCCGCATCAAGCACAGCGGGAATAACTTCAAGTGTCCGCACTGCGACTTCCTGGGTGACAGCAAAGCCACCCTCCGGAAGCACAGCCGGGTGCACCAGGCAGAGCACCCAGAGAAGTGCTCTGAGTGCAGTTACTCCTGCTCCAGCAAGGCGGCGCTGCGCATCCACGAGCGCATCCACTGCACCGACCGCCCCTTCAAGTGCAATTACTGCAGCTTTGACACCAAGCAGCCCAGCAACCTGAGCAAGCACATGAAGAAGTTCCACGGGGACATGGTCAAGACTGAGGCCTCAGAAAGGAAAGACACGGGCCGCCAGAGCAGCCGGCAGGTAGCCAAGCTGGACGCCAAGAAGACTTTCCACTGTGACATATGCGATGCCTCATTCATGCGGGAGGACTCCCTCCGCAGCCACAAGAGGCAGCACAGTGAGTACAATGAGAACAAGAACTCGGACGTGGCCTTCTTACAGTTACAGATCGACCCCAGCAAGCAGCCGGCTGCACCCCTCACGGTGGGGCACCTCCAGGTGCCGCTCCAGCCCAGCCAGGTGCCCCAGTTCAGCGAGGGGAGAGTCAAAATCATCGTGGGGCATCAGGTACCCCAGGCAAACACCATTGTTCAGGCCGCGGCTGCCGCCGTGAACATCATGCCGTCCACCTTGGTGGCTCAGAACCCAGAGGAACTCCCTGGGAATAGCCGGCTACAGATCTTGCGCCAGGTCAATCTGATCGCCCCTCCTCAGTCCTCCGGGTGTCCCAGCGAGGCGGGCACGATGGCCCAGCCGGCTGTCCTGCTGACCACGCACGACCAGACACTCATCCCCACCGCCCCGGCCTGCCCCCAGGAAGGCTCTGGCAACCAGACTTTTATCACCAGTTCCGGTATTACCTGCACTGACTTTGAAGGCCTTAATGCCCTGATCCAGGAGGGGACAGCTGAAGTGACTGTGGTGAGCGACGGGGGCCAGAACATCGCTGTGGCCACCACGGCCTCCCCTATATTCTCCTCTTCCCAGCAAGAATTACCCAAGCAGACTTATTCTATCATTCAAGGAGGGGCCCACCCAGCTTTGCTCTGTCCAGCTGATTCCATACCAGATTAG
- the ZFP64 gene encoding zinc finger protein 64 isoform X2 — protein sequence MNVNSEGESFPGSVQSGTTVLVELTPDIHICGICKQQFNNLDAFVAHKQSGCQLTGTAGAAPSTVQFVSEETVPATQTQTTTRTITSETQTITVSAPEFVFEHGYQTYLPTESNENQTATVISLPAKTRAKKPTAPPAQKRLNCCYPGCQFKTAYGMKDMERHLKIHTGDKPHKCEVCGKCFSRKDKLKTHMRCHTGVKPYKCKTCDYAAADSSSLNKHLRIHSDERPFKCQICPYASRNSSQLTVHLRSHTGDAPFQCWLCSAKFKISSDLKRHMRVHSGEKPFKCEFCNVRCTMKGNLKSHIRIKHSGNNFKCPHCDFLGDSKATLRKHSRVHQAEHPEKCSECSYSCSSKAALRIHERIHCTDRPFKCNYCSFDTKQPSNLSKHMKKFHGDMVKTEASERKDTGRQSSRQVAKLDAKKTFHCDICDASFMREDSLRSHKRQHSEYNENKNSDVAFLQLQIDPSKQPAAPLTVGHLQVPLQPSQVPQFSEGRVKIIVGHQVPQANTIVQAAAAAVNIMPSTLVAQNPEELPGNSRLQILRQVNLIAPPQSSGCPSEAGTMAQPAVLLTTHDQTLIPTAPACPQEGSGNQTFITSSGITCTDFEGLNALIQEGTAEVTVVSDGGQNIAVATTASPIFSSSQQELPKQTYSIIQGGAHPALLCPADSIPD from the exons GTGGCACAACGGTGCTGGTCGAGTTGACTCCTGACATCCATATCTGTGGCATCTGCAAGCAGCAGTTTAACAACCTGGACGCCTTTGTAGCTCACAAGCAAAGTGGCTGCCAGCTGACTGGCACAGCCGGGGCGGCCCCCAGCACCGTCCAGTTTGTATCGGAGGAGACCGTGCCTGCCACCCAGACTCAGACCACCACCAGGACCATCACGTCGGAGACTCAGACGATCACAG tttcagcTCCAGAATTTGTTTTTGAGCATGGCTATCAAACTTACCTGCCCACAGAAAGCAACGAGAACCAGACAGCTACTGTTATCTCTCTGCCTGCCAAGACACGTGCCAAAAAGCCCACTGCCCCACCTGCTCAGAAAAGGCTAAACTGTTGCTATCCAG gttgccagttcaagactGCCTACGGCATGAAGGACATGGAGCGTCACTTAAAAATCCACACGG GAGACAAACCCCACAAGTGTGAAGTCTGTGGCAAGTGCTTCAGCCGGAAGGACAAGCTGAAGACCCACATGCGGTGCCACACGGGTGTGAAGCCCTACAAGTGCAAGACGTGCGACTACGCCGCAGCCGACAGCAGCAGCCTCAACAAGCACCTGCGCATCCACTCGGACGAGCGGCCCTTCAAGTGCCAGATCTGCCCCTACGCCAGCCGCAACTCCAGCCAGCTCACCGTCCACCTCCGCTCCCACACAG GGGACGCCCCCTTCCAGTGCTGGCTCTGTAGCGCCAAGTTCAAAATCAGCTCGGACTTGAAAAGGCACATGCGCGTGCACTCGGGGGAGAAGCCTTTCAAGTGCGAGTTCTGCAATGTCCGCTGCACCATGAAAGGAAACCTCAAGTCCCACATCCGCATCAAGCACAGCGGGAATAACTTCAAGTGTCCGCACTGCGACTTCCTGGGTGACAGCAAAGCCACCCTCCGGAAGCACAGCCGGGTGCACCAGGCAGAGCACCCAGAGAAGTGCTCTGAGTGCAGTTACTCCTGCTCCAGCAAGGCGGCGCTGCGCATCCACGAGCGCATCCACTGCACCGACCGCCCCTTCAAGTGCAATTACTGCAGCTTTGACACCAAGCAGCCCAGCAACCTGAGCAAGCACATGAAGAAGTTCCACGGGGACATGGTCAAGACTGAGGCCTCAGAAAGGAAAGACACGGGCCGCCAGAGCAGCCGGCAGGTAGCCAAGCTGGACGCCAAGAAGACTTTCCACTGTGACATATGCGATGCCTCATTCATGCGGGAGGACTCCCTCCGCAGCCACAAGAGGCAGCACAGTGAGTACAATGAGAACAAGAACTCGGACGTGGCCTTCTTACAGTTACAGATCGACCCCAGCAAGCAGCCGGCTGCACCCCTCACGGTGGGGCACCTCCAGGTGCCGCTCCAGCCCAGCCAGGTGCCCCAGTTCAGCGAGGGGAGAGTCAAAATCATCGTGGGGCATCAGGTACCCCAGGCAAACACCATTGTTCAGGCCGCGGCTGCCGCCGTGAACATCATGCCGTCCACCTTGGTGGCTCAGAACCCAGAGGAACTCCCTGGGAATAGCCGGCTACAGATCTTGCGCCAGGTCAATCTGATCGCCCCTCCTCAGTCCTCCGGGTGTCCCAGCGAGGCGGGCACGATGGCCCAGCCGGCTGTCCTGCTGACCACGCACGACCAGACACTCATCCCCACCGCCCCGGCCTGCCCCCAGGAAGGCTCTGGCAACCAGACTTTTATCACCAGTTCCGGTATTACCTGCACTGACTTTGAAGGCCTTAATGCCCTGATCCAGGAGGGGACAGCTGAAGTGACTGTGGTGAGCGACGGGGGCCAGAACATCGCTGTGGCCACCACGGCCTCCCCTATATTCTCCTCTTCCCAGCAAGAATTACCCAAGCAGACTTATTCTATCATTCAAGGAGGGGCCCACCCAGCTTTGCTCTGTCCAGCTGATTCCATACCAGATTAG